Proteins encoded within one genomic window of Pirellulales bacterium:
- a CDS encoding CPBP family intramembrane glutamic endopeptidase, giving the protein MSSPLPMDAGHDISAQQPVKEWIFWGLIALTALYYFAELQAVSLPDYFPILQIRRSQWGWSYKACGIFFSCLLLVCFPWLRQNVGLRWRQAPGSWRLSLGIFCMWLAIGILGGFYIAAEKFSLDKLLFQATMPSMEEELTFRGIMLALLERAFGHSPMSCRLRYGGAAFITSLLFWHDVAIQHGNLIVPLARVDTMIFASLVALVRTRSGSLLWPMLIHSAGNVALSAVPMLR; this is encoded by the coding sequence ATGTCATCTCCGTTACCAATGGATGCTGGTCACGATATCTCCGCGCAGCAGCCGGTGAAAGAGTGGATCTTTTGGGGACTAATTGCGCTGACCGCTTTGTATTACTTCGCGGAGTTGCAGGCCGTCTCGCTTCCCGATTATTTTCCAATTCTCCAAATCCGCAGATCGCAATGGGGTTGGTCTTACAAAGCTTGCGGCATATTTTTTTCATGTCTGTTGTTGGTTTGCTTCCCTTGGCTGCGGCAAAATGTGGGACTGCGCTGGCGGCAAGCGCCGGGGTCATGGCGGCTGTCGCTGGGCATCTTCTGCATGTGGCTGGCGATCGGCATCCTGGGCGGTTTTTACATCGCTGCCGAAAAGTTTTCGCTCGATAAGCTCCTGTTTCAAGCCACCATGCCGTCGATGGAAGAAGAGCTGACGTTTCGCGGCATCATGTTGGCTTTGCTGGAAAGAGCGTTCGGGCATTCGCCGATGAGTTGCCGGTTACGCTATGGCGGGGCTGCATTCATCACTTCCTTGCTATTTTGGCACGACGTTGCCATCCAGCATGGGAATCTGATTGTTCCTTTGGCTCGTGTCGACACAATGATTTTTGCCTCGCTGGTGGCGTTGGTTCGCACCCGGTCGGGCAGCCTGTTGTGGCCGATGCTGATTCATTCGGCGGGCAATGTGGCCTTGTCCGCAGTCCCCATGCTGCGATAG
- a CDS encoding ABC transporter permease subunit, translated as MLIGPVFTRELITAPRRVRFYAAPAVYVAGLLVLTCTAWLLLLGMQQVRNVGDMARFGMALFQFLAPLQLVLAIFFSALVSASAVAQEKDRRTLELLLLTNLSNSELVLGKLLASLLSILMLLAASVPFFMFTALFGGVSFEQMGRVFVVTLVSALAAGSVGSMIALWREKTFQTLALTALLLAILAGWEVVAASGALHGQWLGAPVAQWTSGLSPGQALLAAAKPQIATGNSLPWFGSAYRLFLVVGVLFIIAVNLFAMMRVRVWNPSREARPQLEDGDEFRAATSDLPPTGQVVAAPSVAAPSVAVPSVAVPSVAARSVHAAAGTARRVWDNPVLWREVCTWAYGRKVIFVRLVYLALFAATAWGVQASVHASPAAAANLPLVLLPLLVLSLVLVNALAVTSITTERDLGALDLLLVTDITPSEFIWGKLGGVFYVAKEIVLLPLALCIYVWWTGALALEPLLYLLAGLVLMYVFVATLGVHSGLAYANSRSAVAVSLGTVFFLFIGVATCMRIMVSFSGSYELQLAPFLAFMIGGSAGLFVALGARNPSQAIGLASFLLPMLTFVAITAFLQGETLGVFLIVAFTYGLTTAAMLVPAISEFDIATGRTTE; from the coding sequence GTGCTCATTGGTCCCGTTTTCACTCGCGAATTGATTACCGCGCCGCGGCGGGTGCGGTTTTATGCCGCGCCGGCGGTGTATGTGGCGGGCCTATTGGTGCTGACGTGCACGGCCTGGTTGCTGTTGTTGGGAATGCAGCAGGTGCGGAACGTGGGCGATATGGCCCGCTTTGGCATGGCGCTGTTTCAGTTTTTAGCGCCGTTGCAATTGGTGTTGGCGATTTTTTTCTCGGCGCTGGTTTCGGCCAGTGCCGTGGCGCAGGAAAAAGATCGCCGCACGCTGGAATTGCTGTTGCTGACGAACTTGTCGAATTCGGAGCTCGTGCTCGGCAAATTGCTGGCCAGCCTGCTCAGCATCTTGATGTTGTTGGCGGCGAGCGTGCCGTTTTTTATGTTCACCGCGCTATTTGGCGGCGTGTCGTTTGAGCAGATGGGCCGAGTGTTCGTGGTGACATTGGTTAGCGCGCTGGCGGCCGGCAGCGTGGGCTCGATGATAGCGCTGTGGCGTGAAAAAACATTCCAAACGTTGGCGCTTACGGCCTTGCTGCTGGCGATTTTAGCCGGCTGGGAAGTCGTAGCGGCCAGCGGCGCGCTGCATGGCCAGTGGCTGGGCGCGCCGGTGGCTCAATGGACCTCCGGTCTAAGCCCGGGCCAAGCGCTGCTGGCGGCCGCCAAACCGCAAATTGCCACAGGCAATTCGCTGCCGTGGTTTGGATCTGCATATCGGTTGTTTTTGGTGGTGGGCGTACTATTTATTATTGCCGTGAATTTATTTGCGATGATGCGGGTGCGGGTGTGGAATCCCTCGCGGGAAGCGCGACCGCAGTTGGAGGATGGGGATGAATTCCGGGCCGCAACCAGCGATTTGCCTCCGACCGGCCAGGTTGTCGCAGCGCCTTCCGTGGCAGCGCCTTCAGTGGCAGTGCCTTCAGTGGCAGTGCCTTCAGTGGCAGCGCGTTCGGTTCATGCCGCGGCAGGAACAGCACGGCGGGTGTGGGATAACCCGGTGTTGTGGCGGGAAGTGTGCACCTGGGCCTACGGCCGCAAGGTGATTTTCGTGCGGCTGGTGTATTTGGCCTTGTTCGCGGCCACGGCCTGGGGAGTGCAAGCATCAGTGCACGCATCGCCGGCAGCAGCCGCTAATTTACCGTTGGTGCTGTTGCCGCTTTTGGTGTTGAGCCTGGTGCTGGTGAATGCGCTCGCGGTCACGTCGATTACTACGGAGCGCGATTTGGGCGCGCTCGATTTACTGCTGGTTACCGACATTACGCCCTCGGAATTCATTTGGGGAAAGCTGGGGGGCGTGTTCTACGTGGCCAAAGAAATTGTGTTGTTGCCGCTGGCACTGTGCATTTATGTGTGGTGGACCGGCGCGCTGGCGCTGGAACCGCTGTTGTATTTGCTGGCCGGGCTGGTGCTGATGTACGTGTTCGTGGCGACGCTGGGCGTTCATTCCGGCCTGGCTTACGCCAATAGCCGCAGCGCGGTGGCGGTCAGCCTGGGGACCGTGTTTTTCCTGTTCATCGGCGTGGCAACGTGCATGCGAATTATGGTTTCGTTCAGCGGCTCTTACGAACTGCAACTGGCGCCGTTTTTGGCGTTTATGATTGGCGGCAGCGCCGGACTGTTTGTGGCGCTGGGGGCGCGGAATCCGTCGCAAGCCATTGGCCTGGCATCCTTCTTGTTGCCGATGCTCACGTTCGTGGCGATTACCGCCTTTTTGCAGGGAGAAACCCTGGGAGTGTTTTTGATCGTGGCCTTCACCTACGGCCTGACCACGGCGGCAATGCTGGTGCCGGCGATTTCCGAGTTCGACATAGCGACCGGAAGAACAACGGAGTGA